Proteins from one Setaria italica strain Yugu1 chromosome V, Setaria_italica_v2.0, whole genome shotgun sequence genomic window:
- the LOC101782301 gene encoding protein O-linked-mannose beta-1,4-N-acetylglucosaminyltransferase 2, translated as MGGDPGKLIKSVKGAAQKYLGVGFLLGFFLVLLTYFTVSEQFAISAPNAIRRSSPGHAHPSPSLITPAEEKKRQQPPVTEEKPPKAEFAAEEKPPKAEHHAAEEKPPAVDVEEPHTKTEEDQKPVADGGRSSIGGDGATREEGAPAKKPACDIQGPWASDVCDVTGDVRIRGSAGTILIAPSIESGGNPNPQEWLIRPYSRKHQAGIKEVTVREMASAADAPACDVRSPVPAMVFAMGGLTGNYWHDFSDVLIPLYLQAVRFKGEVQLVVENFQPWYAGKYRTILKRLSRYDIVDMDKDDKVRCFPGAVVGIRMHKEFSIDPAREPLGHSMPEFTRFLRETFSLPRDAPAKLTGADGEDNEKVRPRMMIISRRHPRKLMNVDAVVALAERVGFEVVIGDPPFNVDVGEFAKEVNAVDALVGVHGAGLTNSVFLPTGAVFIQVVPYGKMEHIGEVDFGVPAVDMGLRYIAYSAGVEESTLVETLGRDHPAVRDPESIHRSGWGKVAEYYLGRQDIRVDLERFEPVLRKAMQMLREQQ; from the exons ATGGGCGGCGATCCGGGGAAGCTCATCAAGAGCGTCAAGGGTGCGGCGcagaagtacctcggcgttgggtTCTTGCTGGGATTCTTCCTCGTGCTCCTCACCTACTTCACCGTCTCCGAGCAGTTCGCCATCTCGGCGCCCAACG CTATCCGGAGGTCATCGCCGGGACACGCGCACCCCTCGCCGTCGCTGATCACCCCGGCCGAGGAAAAGAAGAGGCAGCAGCCCCCTGTCACAG AGGAGAAGCCACCCAAGGCAGAGTTTGCAGCGGAGGAGAAGCCTCCCAAGGCAGAGCATCATGCAGCTGAAGAGAAGCCCCCAGCCGTTGACGTCGAAGAGCCCCACACTAAAACAGAGGAGGACCAGAAGCCTGTCGCAG ATGGTGGTCGGAGTAGtatcggcggcgacggcgcgacgAGGGAGGAGGGCGCTCCGGCGAAGAAGCCGGCGTGCGACATCCAGGGCCCGTGGGCGTCGGACGTCTGCGACGTCACCGGCGACGTGCGCATCCGGGGCTCGGCGGGCACCATCCTGATCGCGCCGTCCATCGAGAGCGGCGGCAACCCGAACCCGCAGGAGTGGCTGATCCGTCCCTACTCCCGGAAGCACCAGGCCGGGATCAAGGAGGTGACGGTGCGGGAgatggcctccgccgccgacgcgccggCCTGCGACGTCCGGTCGCCCGTGCCGGCGATGGTGTTCGCCATGGGCGGTCTCACCGGCAACTACTGGCACGACTTCAGCGACGTGCTGATCCCGCTCTACCTCCAGGCGGTGCGGTTCAAGGGCGAGGTCCAGCTCGTCGTCGAGAACTTCCAGCCGTGGTACGCCGGCAAGTACCGGACCATCCTGAAGCGGCTGTCGCGGTACGACATCGTGGACATGGACAAGGACGACAAGGTCCGGTGCTTCCCGGGCGCCGTGGTGGGGATCCGCATGCACAAGGAGTTCAGCATCGACCCGGCGCGGGAGCCGCTCGGCCACTCCATGCCGGAGTTCACCAGGTTCCTCCGTGAGAccttctccctccctcgcgACGCGCCGGCGAAGCTCAccggcgccgacggcgaggaCAACGAGAAGGTGAGGCCGCGCATGATGATCATCTCGCGGCGGCACCCGCGGAAGCTGATGAACGTGGACGCGGTGGTGGCGCTGGCAGAGCGGGTGGGGTTCGAGGTGGTGATCGGTGACCCGCCGTTCAACGTGGACGTGGGGGAGTTCGCGAAGGAGGTGAACGCCGTCGACGCGCTGGTCGGGGTGCACGGCGCCGGGCTGACCAACTCGGTGTTCCTCCCCACGGGCGCCGTGTTCATCCAGGTGGTGCCGTACGGGAAGATGGAGCACATCGGGGAGGTGGACTTCGGTGTCCCCGCCGTGGACATGGGGCTCAGGTACATCGCCTACTCCGCCGGCGTGGAGGAGAGCACGCTGGTGGAGACGCTGGGGCGGGACCACCCCGCCGTGAGGGACCCGGAGTCCATCCACCGAAGCGGGTGGGGGAAGGTCGCCGAGTACTACCTCGGCAGGCAGGACATCCGGGTGGACCTCGAGCGCTTCGAGCCCGTGCTCCGCAAGGCCATGCAGATGCTCAGGGAGCAGCAGTAG
- the LOC101782705 gene encoding uncharacterized protein LOC101782705 isoform X1 has translation MAFMVQHGKSRAAVAAAAARERKPRPGTRAAAAAKSPAKPRQLAGRLLLAACLLAPLLCICAARLLSPLSSRVSSGDGVYLAEGNYVISSEDAEAGAGALNSFQQGIVDGHGPPGPIAPVPARFGADPVRSLDTGVENSNAENRTDFDNKSGIERKTASSAKSGSPPENSFTNFQQSVTDIEAPKPKSKIYCDDKGKDEGFPYARPIICQMSGDVRVSPGSSSVALTMPMQQGVEGRRVRPYARRDDSLLPLVKEVDIRAAASENDAPRCSINHDVPAVVFSVGGYTGNFFHDVSDVLIPLYLTSFRFKGRVKFFITNYKQWWIQKYKPMLRRLSHYDIIDFDSNKDVHCFEQVIVGLVRDRDLILRPHPTRNPQGYSMLDFTRFLRHSYGLKRARPLVLGGEPGKKPRMLIISRRGTRKLLNLRQLAAISRALGFDVTVSEARGNLKKFATMVNSCDVLLAVHGAGLTNQIFLPAKAVVIQIVPWGKMGWMATNFYGEPARGMNLRYLEYHISEQESSLAQRYPRDHMVFKDPMAIHGQGWNALANIFMAQDVKLNLRRFRPTLLQALDLLQL, from the exons ATGGCGTTCATGGTGCAGCACGGCAAGAGCagagccgccgtcgccgccgcagcggcgagGGAGAGGAAGCCGAGGCCCGGCACgagggccgccgcggcggccaagaGCCCGGCCAAGCCGAGGCAGCTCGCCGGCAGGCTGCTCCTCGCGGCGTGCCTCCTCGCCCCGCTGCTCTGCATCTGCGCGGCCAGGCTCCTCTCCCCGCTCTCGTCACGGGTCTCGT CTGGCGATGGAGTTTATCTGGCCGAGGGAAACTATGTTATTAGCTCTGAAGATGCTGAAG CAGGGGCTGGAGCTCTGAACTCGTTCCAGCAGGGCATTGTGGATGGACATGGACCTCCAGGGCCTATTGCTCCGGTTCCTGCAAGATTTGGTGCTGATCCTGTCAGAAGTTTAG ATACAGGAGTTGAAAACAGCAATGCCGAGAATAGAACAGATTTTGATAATAAATCAGGTATTGAGAGGAAGACTGCATCATCTGCAAAGTCTGGTTCGCCTCCTGAAAACTCTTTCACGAATTTTCAACAATCAG TCACAGATATTGAGGCTCCAAAGCCTAAGAGTAAGATATATTGTGATGACAAGGGTAAAGATGAGGGCTTCCCTTATGCAAGGCCAATCATCTGCCAGATGTCTGGTGATGTGCGAGTTTCTCCAGGAAGCTCATCAGTTGCTCTTACTATGCCAATGCAACAAGGCGTTGAAGGACGGCGGGTAAGGCCATATGCTCGCCGTGACGATTCCTTGCTACCTCTTGTAAAAGAAGTGGACATCAGAGCAGCTGCAAGTGAAAATGATGCTCCCAGATGCAGCATCAACCATGATGTCCCTGCAGTTGTCTTCTCTGTTGGTGGCTATACTGGAAACTTCTTCCATGACGTGTCAGATGTGCTGATCCCACTATATCTAACTTCCTTTCGGTTCAAAGGGAGGGTAAAATTCTTCATTACCAACTACAAGCAGTGGTGGATTCAGAAGTACAAACCGATGCTACGGAGGCTATCGCATTATGACATAATTGATTTTGACTCAAACAAGGATGTTCACTGCTTTGAGCAAGTAATTGTTGGTTTGGTGAGAGACAGGGATCTCATCCTTCGGCCGCATCCAACGAGAAACCCACAAGGGTACTCAATGCTTGACTTCACAAGATTCTTGCGCCACTCATATGGCCTCAAAAGGGCCAGACCGTTAGTCCTTGGTGGAGAGCCTGGCAAGAAACCAAGAATGCTGATCATATCAAGGCGAGGCACAAGGAAGCTCCTGAACCTTCGTCAACTGGCTGCAATATCAAGGGCGCTAGGCTTTGACGTGACCGTCTCCGAGGCCAGGGGAAACTTGAAGAAGTTTGCCACAATGGTGAACTCGTGTGACGTACTCCTAGCTGTCCATGGCGCCGGCCTGACCAACCAGATCTTCCTGCCGGCAAAGGCGGTGGTGATTCAGATAGTTCCATGGGGGAAGATGGGTTGGATGGCCACCAACTTCTATGGGGAACCAGCCCGCGGCATGAACCTGAGGTACCTGGAGTACCACATCTCTGAACAAGAGAGCAGCCTTGCTCAGAGGTACCCCAGAGACCACATGGTGTTCAAGGACCCCATGGCAATCCATGGTCAAGGGTGGAATGCATTGGCAAACATTTTCATGGCACAGGATGTGAAACTCAATCTCAGGAGATTCAGGCCTACACTTTTACAGGCCCTGGACCTTCTTCAGTTGTAG
- the LOC101781902 gene encoding uncharacterized protein LOC101781902, giving the protein MGGEAKPGRGIKSWAQRHLNTGFAAGFLLVLLTYLVVSQQFAVTAPNAVTTKGSRVVDKQVIGAAGDAGLEKKRDQEWQPKAAAAEEPDKKDTSGAVPTQESPKRDDADAKPFETDGDKVVCNTDGPVSETCDLDGDVRTNGSALSVTFVPSSPSERREWRIRPYSRRTMAGVDKVTVAQLESPQDPAAPPCAVTHDMPAVLFALGGLTGNYWHDFSDVLVPLFAASRRYGGDVLFLVSNIQPWWLGKYEAVVRRLSRYDAVDLDRDAQVRCFRHLTVGLRLHKELSIVPELSPGGHRLTMADFTAFLRETYALPRAAPVSLAREPGRKPRLMLIQRPHYRRFENVPGIRKAAEAAGFEVTVASPRADAPLGETARAVNSHDVLLGVHGAGLTNAVFLPPGGVVIQVVPYGKLERMARADFGEPVADMGLRYLEYSVAVEESSLLEMLGPEHPVIKDPEAVHRSGWDKVAEYYLGKQDVRIDVGRFAPTLAQALDHLRQQR; this is encoded by the exons ATGGGCGGCGAGGCGAAGCCCGGAAGGGGGATCAAGAGCTGGGCGCAGCGGCACCTCAACACCGGCTTCGCCGCCGgcttcctcctcgtgctcctcacCTACCTCGTCGTCTCGCAGCAGTTCGCCGTCACCGCCCCCAACG CTGTCACTACGAAGGGATCACGGGTTGTGGATAAGCAGGTGATCGGAGCTGCCGGCGATGCAG GGCTCGAGAAGAAAAGGGATCAGGAATGGCAGCcgaaagcggcggcggcggaggagcccgACAAGAAGGATACGTCGGGTGCCGTCCCAACCCAGGAGTCTCCGAAAAGAGACGACGCAGACGCCAAACCGTTCG AGACGGACGGGGACAAGGTGGTGTGCAACACGGACGGCCCCGTCTCCGAGACCTGCGacctcgacggcgacgtccgCACCAACGGCAGCGCCCTGTCAGTGACCTTCGTCCCGTCGAGCCCGTCGGAGCGCCGGGAGTGGAGGATCCGGCCGTACTCGCGCCGGACCATGGCAGGCGTCGACAAGGTCACCGTGGCGCAGCTCGAGTCCCCGCAggacccggcggcgccgccgtgcgcggTGACCCACGACATGCCGGCCGTGCTGTTCGCGCTCGGCGGGCTCACGGGCAACTACTGGCACGACTTCAGCGACGTGCTGGTGCCGCTGTTCGCGGCGTCACGGCGGTACGGCGGGGACGTCCTGTTCCTCGTCAGCAACATCCAGCCGTGGTGGCTCGGCAAGTACGAGGCCGTCGTGCGCCGCCTCTCGAGGTACGACGCCGTCGACCTCGACCGGGACGCGCAGGTTCGGTGCTTCAGGCACCTCACCGTCGGGCTGCGCCTCCACAAGGAGCTTAGCATCGTCCCGGAGCTCTCGCCGGGTGGCCACCGCCTGACCATGGCCGACTTCACCGCGTTCCTGCGCGAGACCTACGCGCTCCCTCGGGCCGCGCCGGTGAGCCTGGCGCGGGAGCCCGGCCGGAAGCCGCGGCTGATGCTGATCCAGCGCCCGCACTACCGGCGGTTCGAGAACGTGCCGGGGATCAggaaggcggcggaggcggcggggttcGAGGTGACGGTGGCGAGCCCGCGCGCGGACGCGCCGCTGGGGGAGACGGCGCGGGCGGTGAACTCGCACGACGTGCTGCTGGGCGTGCACGGCGCCGGGCTGACGAACGCGGTGTTCCTGCCGCCCGGCGGCGTGGTGATCCAGGTGGTGCCGTATGGGAAGCTGGAGCGCATGGCGCGGGCGGACTTCGGGGAGCCCGTGGCGGACATGGGGCTCAGGTACCTGGAGTACAGCGTGGCCGTGGAGGAGAGCTCGCTGCTGGAGATGCTGGGGCCGGAGCACCCGGTGATCAAGGACCCCGAGGCCGTGCACCGGAGCGGGTGGGACAAGGTCGCCGAGTACTACCTCGGCAAGCAGGACGTGCGCATCGACGTCGGCCGGTTCGCGCCCACGCTCGCGCAGGCGCTCGACCACCTCCGGCAGCAGCGGTAA
- the LOC101782705 gene encoding uncharacterized protein LOC101782705 isoform X3: MEFIWPRETMLLALKMLKLPVAGAGALNSFQQGIVDGHGPPGPIAPVPARFGADPVRSLDTGVENSNAENRTDFDNKSGIERKTASSAKSGSPPENSFTNFQQSVTDIEAPKPKSKIYCDDKGKDEGFPYARPIICQMSGDVRVSPGSSSVALTMPMQQGVEGRRVRPYARRDDSLLPLVKEVDIRAAASENDAPRCSINHDVPAVVFSVGGYTGNFFHDVSDVLIPLYLTSFRFKGRVKFFITNYKQWWIQKYKPMLRRLSHYDIIDFDSNKDVHCFEQVIVGLVRDRDLILRPHPTRNPQGYSMLDFTRFLRHSYGLKRARPLVLGGEPGKKPRMLIISRRGTRKLLNLRQLAAISRALGFDVTVSEARGNLKKFATMVNSCDVLLAVHGAGLTNQIFLPAKAVVIQIVPWGKMGWMATNFYGEPARGMNLRYLEYHISEQESSLAQRYPRDHMVFKDPMAIHGQGWNALANIFMAQDVKLNLRRFRPTLLQALDLLQL; the protein is encoded by the exons ATGGAGTTTATCTGGCCGAGGGAAACTATGTTATTAGCTCTGAAGATGCTGAAG CTGCCTGTAGCAGGGGCTGGAGCTCTGAACTCGTTCCAGCAGGGCATTGTGGATGGACATGGACCTCCAGGGCCTATTGCTCCGGTTCCTGCAAGATTTGGTGCTGATCCTGTCAGAAGTTTAG ATACAGGAGTTGAAAACAGCAATGCCGAGAATAGAACAGATTTTGATAATAAATCAGGTATTGAGAGGAAGACTGCATCATCTGCAAAGTCTGGTTCGCCTCCTGAAAACTCTTTCACGAATTTTCAACAATCAG TCACAGATATTGAGGCTCCAAAGCCTAAGAGTAAGATATATTGTGATGACAAGGGTAAAGATGAGGGCTTCCCTTATGCAAGGCCAATCATCTGCCAGATGTCTGGTGATGTGCGAGTTTCTCCAGGAAGCTCATCAGTTGCTCTTACTATGCCAATGCAACAAGGCGTTGAAGGACGGCGGGTAAGGCCATATGCTCGCCGTGACGATTCCTTGCTACCTCTTGTAAAAGAAGTGGACATCAGAGCAGCTGCAAGTGAAAATGATGCTCCCAGATGCAGCATCAACCATGATGTCCCTGCAGTTGTCTTCTCTGTTGGTGGCTATACTGGAAACTTCTTCCATGACGTGTCAGATGTGCTGATCCCACTATATCTAACTTCCTTTCGGTTCAAAGGGAGGGTAAAATTCTTCATTACCAACTACAAGCAGTGGTGGATTCAGAAGTACAAACCGATGCTACGGAGGCTATCGCATTATGACATAATTGATTTTGACTCAAACAAGGATGTTCACTGCTTTGAGCAAGTAATTGTTGGTTTGGTGAGAGACAGGGATCTCATCCTTCGGCCGCATCCAACGAGAAACCCACAAGGGTACTCAATGCTTGACTTCACAAGATTCTTGCGCCACTCATATGGCCTCAAAAGGGCCAGACCGTTAGTCCTTGGTGGAGAGCCTGGCAAGAAACCAAGAATGCTGATCATATCAAGGCGAGGCACAAGGAAGCTCCTGAACCTTCGTCAACTGGCTGCAATATCAAGGGCGCTAGGCTTTGACGTGACCGTCTCCGAGGCCAGGGGAAACTTGAAGAAGTTTGCCACAATGGTGAACTCGTGTGACGTACTCCTAGCTGTCCATGGCGCCGGCCTGACCAACCAGATCTTCCTGCCGGCAAAGGCGGTGGTGATTCAGATAGTTCCATGGGGGAAGATGGGTTGGATGGCCACCAACTTCTATGGGGAACCAGCCCGCGGCATGAACCTGAGGTACCTGGAGTACCACATCTCTGAACAAGAGAGCAGCCTTGCTCAGAGGTACCCCAGAGACCACATGGTGTTCAAGGACCCCATGGCAATCCATGGTCAAGGGTGGAATGCATTGGCAAACATTTTCATGGCACAGGATGTGAAACTCAATCTCAGGAGATTCAGGCCTACACTTTTACAGGCCCTGGACCTTCTTCAGTTGTAG
- the LOC101782705 gene encoding uncharacterized protein LOC101782705 isoform X2 codes for MAFMVQHGKSRAAVAAAAARERKPRPGTRAAAAAKSPAKPRQLAGRLLLAACLLAPLLCICAARLLSPLSSRVSSGDGVYLAEGNYVISSEDAEGAGALNSFQQGIVDGHGPPGPIAPVPARFGADPVRSLDTGVENSNAENRTDFDNKSGIERKTASSAKSGSPPENSFTNFQQSVTDIEAPKPKSKIYCDDKGKDEGFPYARPIICQMSGDVRVSPGSSSVALTMPMQQGVEGRRVRPYARRDDSLLPLVKEVDIRAAASENDAPRCSINHDVPAVVFSVGGYTGNFFHDVSDVLIPLYLTSFRFKGRVKFFITNYKQWWIQKYKPMLRRLSHYDIIDFDSNKDVHCFEQVIVGLVRDRDLILRPHPTRNPQGYSMLDFTRFLRHSYGLKRARPLVLGGEPGKKPRMLIISRRGTRKLLNLRQLAAISRALGFDVTVSEARGNLKKFATMVNSCDVLLAVHGAGLTNQIFLPAKAVVIQIVPWGKMGWMATNFYGEPARGMNLRYLEYHISEQESSLAQRYPRDHMVFKDPMAIHGQGWNALANIFMAQDVKLNLRRFRPTLLQALDLLQL; via the exons ATGGCGTTCATGGTGCAGCACGGCAAGAGCagagccgccgtcgccgccgcagcggcgagGGAGAGGAAGCCGAGGCCCGGCACgagggccgccgcggcggccaagaGCCCGGCCAAGCCGAGGCAGCTCGCCGGCAGGCTGCTCCTCGCGGCGTGCCTCCTCGCCCCGCTGCTCTGCATCTGCGCGGCCAGGCTCCTCTCCCCGCTCTCGTCACGGGTCTCGT CTGGCGATGGAGTTTATCTGGCCGAGGGAAACTATGTTATTAGCTCTGAAGATGCTGAAG GGGCTGGAGCTCTGAACTCGTTCCAGCAGGGCATTGTGGATGGACATGGACCTCCAGGGCCTATTGCTCCGGTTCCTGCAAGATTTGGTGCTGATCCTGTCAGAAGTTTAG ATACAGGAGTTGAAAACAGCAATGCCGAGAATAGAACAGATTTTGATAATAAATCAGGTATTGAGAGGAAGACTGCATCATCTGCAAAGTCTGGTTCGCCTCCTGAAAACTCTTTCACGAATTTTCAACAATCAG TCACAGATATTGAGGCTCCAAAGCCTAAGAGTAAGATATATTGTGATGACAAGGGTAAAGATGAGGGCTTCCCTTATGCAAGGCCAATCATCTGCCAGATGTCTGGTGATGTGCGAGTTTCTCCAGGAAGCTCATCAGTTGCTCTTACTATGCCAATGCAACAAGGCGTTGAAGGACGGCGGGTAAGGCCATATGCTCGCCGTGACGATTCCTTGCTACCTCTTGTAAAAGAAGTGGACATCAGAGCAGCTGCAAGTGAAAATGATGCTCCCAGATGCAGCATCAACCATGATGTCCCTGCAGTTGTCTTCTCTGTTGGTGGCTATACTGGAAACTTCTTCCATGACGTGTCAGATGTGCTGATCCCACTATATCTAACTTCCTTTCGGTTCAAAGGGAGGGTAAAATTCTTCATTACCAACTACAAGCAGTGGTGGATTCAGAAGTACAAACCGATGCTACGGAGGCTATCGCATTATGACATAATTGATTTTGACTCAAACAAGGATGTTCACTGCTTTGAGCAAGTAATTGTTGGTTTGGTGAGAGACAGGGATCTCATCCTTCGGCCGCATCCAACGAGAAACCCACAAGGGTACTCAATGCTTGACTTCACAAGATTCTTGCGCCACTCATATGGCCTCAAAAGGGCCAGACCGTTAGTCCTTGGTGGAGAGCCTGGCAAGAAACCAAGAATGCTGATCATATCAAGGCGAGGCACAAGGAAGCTCCTGAACCTTCGTCAACTGGCTGCAATATCAAGGGCGCTAGGCTTTGACGTGACCGTCTCCGAGGCCAGGGGAAACTTGAAGAAGTTTGCCACAATGGTGAACTCGTGTGACGTACTCCTAGCTGTCCATGGCGCCGGCCTGACCAACCAGATCTTCCTGCCGGCAAAGGCGGTGGTGATTCAGATAGTTCCATGGGGGAAGATGGGTTGGATGGCCACCAACTTCTATGGGGAACCAGCCCGCGGCATGAACCTGAGGTACCTGGAGTACCACATCTCTGAACAAGAGAGCAGCCTTGCTCAGAGGTACCCCAGAGACCACATGGTGTTCAAGGACCCCATGGCAATCCATGGTCAAGGGTGGAATGCATTGGCAAACATTTTCATGGCACAGGATGTGAAACTCAATCTCAGGAGATTCAGGCCTACACTTTTACAGGCCCTGGACCTTCTTCAGTTGTAG
- the LOC101761394 gene encoding uncharacterized protein LOC101761394, which yields MWFNLCSSAVFSTLSGPGDITTRADSVGHQRWQPLCDFSDRRTDVCDLTGDIRMDANASAFIVVDQVGGANAPAYKVRPYPRKGDATSMGRVTEITVRTAADAGAAPRCTATHAEPAVVFSIGGYTGNLFHDFTDVIVPLYNTARRYGDVRLVVTDAAPRWLAKHGALLRGLSRHALIDLARAATAGEVHCFRHAVVGLRAHRELMIERERSPDGVGMPDFTRFLRRALSLPRDAPTRPGGATGSKPRLLIISRRGTRLLLNTEAVVRAAEEVGFEVAVNELDVAIDIVQVGRLINSFDALVGVHGAGLTNMVFLPPGATTVQIVPWGGLQWLARMDFGDPAEAMGLRYIQYEIAVHESSLKDKYPRDHEIFTNPTALHKKGFEFMRHTFLNGQDITVDINRFRAVLLQALQNLAQ from the coding sequence ATGTGGTTTAACTTATGCAGCAGTGCTGTTTTCTCCACTCTCTCAGGGCCAGGGGACATCACGACGCGTGCAGATTCAGTGGGCCATCAGCGGTGGCAGCCGCTGTGCGACTTCTCCGACCGCCGCACCGACGTCTGCGACCTCACCGGCGACATCCGCATGGACGCCAACGCCTCGGCGTTCATCGTCGTCGACCAGGTGGGCGGCGCGAACGCGCCGGCGTACAAGGTCCGGCCGTACCCGCGGAAGGGCGACGCCACGAGCATGGGCCGCGTCACCGAGATCACCGTGCGGACGGCGGCCGACGCGGGGGCCGCGCCTCGGTGCACGGCGACGCACGCCGAGCCGGCGGTCGTGTTCTCGATCGGAGGGTACACGGGCAACCTCTTCCACGACTTCACCGACGTCATCGTCCCGCTGTACAACACCGCGCGGCGCTACGGCGACGTGCGCCTCGTCGTGACCGACGCGGCGCCGCGGTGGCTGGCAAAGCACGGCGCGCTCCTGCGTGGGCTGTCGCGCCACGCGCTGATCGACCTCGCcagggccgccaccgccggggaGGTGCACTGCTTCCGCCACGCCGTGGTCGGCCTGCGCGCGCACCGGGAGCTCATGATCGAGAGGGAGCGCAGCCCGGACGGGGTCGGGATGCCGGACTTCACGCGGTTCCTCCGGCGCGCTCTCTCACTGCCCCGGGACGCGCCCACTcgccccggcggcgccaccggaaGCAAACCCCGCCTGCTCATCATCTCCCGACGCGGCACCCGGCTGCTCCTGAACACCGAAGCCGTGGTCCGCGCCGCGGAGGAGGTCGGCTTCGAGGTCGCCGTGAACGAGCTGGACGTGGCCATCGACATCGTCCAGGTTGGGCGGCTGATCAACTCGTTCGACGCGCTGGTGGGCGTGCACGGCGCGGGGCTGACCAACATGGTGTTCCTGCCGCCGGGCGCGACGACGGTGCAGATCGTGCCGTGGGGCGGGCTGCAGTGGCTCGCACGGATGGACTTCGGCGATCCGGCGGAGGCGATGGGGCTCAGGTACATCCAGTACGAGATCGCCGTCCACGAGAGCAGTCTCAAGGACAAGTACCCAAGAGATCACGAGATCTTCACCAACCCAACTGCGTTGCACAAGAAGGGCTTCGAGTTCATGAGGCACACGTTCTTGAACGGACAAGACATCACCGTCGACATCAACCGCTTCAGGGCGGTGCTGCTCCAGGCGCTCCAGAACCTCGCGCAATAG